The following nucleotide sequence is from Zea mays cultivar B73 chromosome 1, Zm-B73-REFERENCE-NAM-5.0, whole genome shotgun sequence.
GGAACGGACGCACGCGGCTGGAGCAGGAACGAAACCTATGGTTTTCTCTACTGGACTTCAGTTTGGGATGGGCCTAGCCCAGCTGTGTGTGACGATACCTGGGGGGCCCTGGCTGGTCCCCGGTTAAGAATCGTTAGCCCACGAGTTGCTCTCTTGTCGGTTTGGCCGGCCCAACCCAGCGCGAGACCAAGCGACTGGCGCCGCTCGCTGTGAGTCTGTGACACGACTACACGAGATACGAGTGGCGGACTGGATGTCAAATTGAAATCTTGTCGGTTTGGATTTTTATGCGCCAAATGGAGTAACAAGACATATGTTTAGAGTGTATCTATTTTATGCTTTGATAACATCGTGAAAAAAGATTTGATCAAACATATGGTCGAGGATAAAAAAAACTAGGCGTCAAAACTTTGATATACTCTGCGCGGTAGCTCAAGCTTCACCATCAAGCTCCTTCAATTTTTGTGCATAGTACACCGACAAGAACGGCTTGCTTTAAAAGAAGCTAAAGTTAGCATTAGATTgtaccataagacatgtatgatgAATGGAAAACAAGTAGTGTAAGCTTTGCTTTGGTGCAAAGAGTCACCTTTTTTTCGTAACAGTCCAAGGAGATGAGCCGTCATCAAAGGCTAATTGCCACTCCTCACCTGTGTTACGGTATGCGGCTATGCGAATCGTCGATAGAGCCTGGAAACGTATACAAAGCAACGTTATTCAGTCAGGTTGCAACGTCGTCATCTCGACGTACGTAATGTTTATAAAACATCGCACTTCAGTTGCCGATTGAATGAAGTAGTACTAATTTCTCTCTCGTATCACCGTACCCTCAAAGAATCTCATAGCAGGTGTCAAAGAATCTCATGGCGTTGAGTCGGGTCTACGAGTTTCAACGTCGATGGTGTTCATGCTTATGTGCACTACGCACGCTTTAGATGGGATCAGAAGAGGTGCAGTGGCACGACTGATGATTTATTGGCATCGGCTACGTTGTTAAGCAGTCGTAGAGTTGCCGTGCCCCCGTTTCCGCACCTGCTACTGTTCGATGTGAGAGTAAATTAAAAAGAAGCTGTCCTTGAGAGCTGCAGCTGCAGTCCACACTGTGCCGAGCGTAGGCACTCGTTAGCCTGTGCGCTCAAGTAGTTTAATCTATATCAACTTCTACAGTTCTACTGATTGTATAATATTTTGTATAGATAAATTATCGTTATAGTAGTCCGAACAGTTTGGAATTAATCTTCTAATTTAACGACGACGTTCTGACCTGTGAAAGAAAAGGCTAGTTTTGCTCGTGCTGAAACATCTTGGTACCTACTACTATACTGTGGCGTGCTGCGCGTCTACCGAACACGTCGGTGGGCCAAACAGAAATGGGGGTGCACGTCCGGAAGCAGAGCACCGATGAATTGGGGGTGCTACCGCTGCGGCGAAGGGTTACGGTTGACTGGCCTAACTGCCGGTGCCAGCTACAAGCATCCGATGTTGTGTTGCTCACAGTACAGTGGCCAACGGGGACCGGATCGGCCACTCCCACTCCCTACCCGCTGACCGAGCGGTCGCGACTCCCCGTCTTCCTCGCGGCACCGCGGGGCTCCAGCATCCAGCTTTGCTGTGGGCCTGTGGCTGCCATGGCCAAGGCGCTGTGCTGAGCAGCAGCCAGCAGGGCATGGAAGACGTGCCTCTGCCAGCACAGTGAAAACGGACACTTTACTGCTACCGTTACTGCATGTGCATCACATTTTGAACAACCTAACCCAACCCAACCCAAGTACCCAACCCAACCCAAGTACCCAACCCAGGTAGGCAGGTACCCTCGACCGCCACTTACACGTGGGCCCGAGCGGCGAGCACGGCACACTCTTCGGCCCTCCCACTGCGCTACTGAATGAAACGGCCAGTGCACGGGGGAGCCCCACACGGACGAGCCATtggcaattttgccattatcatttgtgggcttcgccagtatgccatcggacccacaaatcatagacacagacggtcccaccagtcatagacacGGGATGGCATAATAACAGACAGCCAAAATTGAGAGTGACAAAATAGCAAATTTCTCCACACGGACACAGCAGCGAGAGAAGAGAGTCCACTGTCCACCCCACCAGAAAAACGCATTCCGCAGACGCGCGGCGAGGGAGTAGGAGGGGACGGCGGGTGCCGAGGCCCGCAGGCACGGGGAAGCTACCTGCTTGCGTAGCCGGGCGGGCTCGCGCTGTGCTGTCGCTCCATGTCGGTCGCCGGCGAGAGCGGCGGGGATCCGGCGGCGGCACGCCGCCGGTGGGATCTCTCCAACAAGGGCCCCGACAGCACGTAATGGCACCACTGCCTCCAGCTGCATCCCCCTTCGTTTCCGTTTGCTTCAGTGTGTTAAGTGTGTGGTCGTGTAGTGTAGGCCTGGAGCAATGTCGCTGTCGGAGTTCATCGTCTACCTCTTGTTAGTAGATCTGGCGGAGGTCTCCGTGATTTACACGGTCTTTAGTGATTTCTGGGGgtaattttttttttttttggcttGGTCCGGGCTGGCGAGTTAGGGTTTGGTTGCTCTAGGAGATAGATTGACGAGCTTCGAGATTTGGAGCTGGCGGGGAAACAGAAGGTCAAGTGTTGCCGCCCGTATAAATTGTCCCCTGTTTTAGCTCATGCTGCATTGCGTTTGCGTCCCTCACCGAGTCACCGCTGTCCGTGCCTGTGCTAATCTTAGTATAAGATTATTACAGGCAGTATTTCCCCAGCAATGTGCTCTTCAAGTGGCCCAGTGGGGGGCCCCTGCGACATTTTTCAATTTATGTGAATGCGTGGAACCGTTGGGAATCATCAAGCGCGATATTTTGGACCTGAGCTGCTTCTTCTTCCTTTTGAATAGGCAAATTTGGACTCTCTATGCCTGTTCAAAATGCTGAAATCATTCCATGGTGCTTCAAAGTTGTCTTGTGGATGTGATTATTCTGAACTTTTGCATACATGAAATGTTTCACATGCATCCCTTAGGCATCTCATCTGATGTTCGAAATTTGTATCCCTAGCTTCCTGTTAGGACTGCCGAGTTTGCTTATGTTTTCTTTTTTACATATCTGATGGTCGCCTACCCTTGAATTCCACTGAAAATTGTATGCAGCATACTAGTTAACGTTTACTTTTCCAAGGGTTGCTCTCTTCAAATGTTTTCAGTTTGGATAATAAATAGGTTTGTTTCCAGGTATACCTTTGTAGTCACATACTCCCTCCGGTGCAGTAAAAGAAGTCATCCTGCGCGTGACCGAGCGTGCACAAAAAGAAGTCATAGCGCGCGTGGGTCTGGGATTTGGACGTTGTTGCCCCTAGTAATTGCACAAAAAAGATGCATTTAAGAGGAATCGAACTTGAGACCTCCAGTCTAGAATGCCTTGGAGTTGCTGCAGCAACCAATCAAGTCTGATTATTTTAGTGATGCTAATGCACCCATATCCCTATTTAATAGGGGCAAACAGGGaaaactctatgataattaatcACTCCTTGGTATGCACAATCATGTCCTAAACGACTACCTTTACTGCACTGGAGGGAGTACCTCAAAGACTACCAAATATGTACTGTACAACGACGAGTCCTTTAGTTATCCGGAGAACGTGATTGCAGAATTTTGAATGTAGGGAGCATGGTATTTGTCAATAATATTTTATAATATGTTCTTTTTGTCCATGATGGTTGCTCAAGCCATGTTTTCTATATCCATTCATCTCTTCTTTCTCTAGGCTACATGCATATTTATTCTTTATTAATTTCTTTTCTGCAGTCCAATGTTGAAAGAGGCTGTGGAAATGTCTACAGATGAAGAATCGGATGGCGTTGTTATATGCCATCCGAATGGTAACACTGATGGATGTGACGAAGCCATTAGTGGCAGTCATGATGATGATAGCCCAGAAGGCCAGGAAACTAGTTCCATCAAGGACCCTGATGTAGAAGGTGACACACAGGAAGACAAGTGTGTAAATCAAGATTCACTGAAGTTGATTGATCAAGAGACGTCTGCTCCCCCCAAGTCCCCAGCGAAGTCCGCGACTGCGAGTTCTGGACCAGAGAAGCCTAAACGTGTTGTCACCCAACCATTGTCTCTTTCTACTCAACGAAGGTCATCTGGAGTAAATGGTGGTGTGACCAATCCATCACCCAATAAGGATAAATCTGGTGATAAAAGTAGCATCTCTCCAGCAAGCATGACAAAGAAGGTATGGTTGCTGCCTTCTGCACATCTATCATTAAATGTTGGCGCTTCCTTGAAACTACCTGATCATGGATTTCTTCCATGTTTAAGTTTTGTACCAAACAGGACCATCTAAACAATTGTTGCACAAACTTCTTCTCTTGTCTGAAAATATGCTGCGGTCTACTTTTGTGAAATCGGAGGCTGTACTAACTATGTTCTGTCTATTTGTTTCAGTGTACGCCGTTGGCACCTAGGAAGACTTTGCAGCCTGAGCAAGCATTTCACCCTCTGGAAGAGGACTCTTGTTCTGTGACTTCCTCGTATCCTTTTTCTGTGTGCTAAGATTTTGTTGAGCATCTCATCCCTTTTTATGCTATTTCATAGCTATGCAGCTAATATTTTTAACTTTCGGTATATAACCTTCGGATGTTTCATACCTATACTTACATAAGGATGGAATAGTAAATATTCATGTTTGTAGATGACCATAAAATCACATGGTGTTTTTCTCTTAATTAAGCACCAGATTCTTCGATGTT
It contains:
- the LOC100282810 gene encoding seed specific protein Bn15D14A → MSVAGESGGDPAAARRRWDLSNKGPDSTPMLKEAVEMSTDEESDGVVICHPNGNTDGCDEAISGSHDDDSPEGQETSSIKDPDVEGDTQEDKCVNQDSLKLIDQETSAPPKSPAKSATASSGPEKPKRVVTQPLSLSTQRRSSGVNGGVTNPSPNKDKSGDKSSISPASMTKKCTPLAPRKTLQPEQAFHPLEEDSCSVTSSTTTSSRAGRTKTTVPVAPSFVCANRADKRKEFYTKLEEKHKALEAEKDEAEARKKEEQDVAIKQLRKSLVIRAKPMPSFYQEGPPPKAELKKVPPTRAKSPKFTSSRRKSCNDTPQTPEGKNTNATSTTRPHRHSIGASKDASRVQCSPKSGVATKTRSVKPELKAL